A single Pyxicephalus adspersus chromosome 8, UCB_Pads_2.0, whole genome shotgun sequence DNA region contains:
- the LOC140337460 gene encoding sodium- and chloride-dependent creatine transporter 1-like — translation MRSITTTVKEKSPEKDGACSRAPEMEGSETAGGGEAVSDEKAVIAPLVLPAMGPVKIPIPERETWTRQMDFIMSCVGFAVGLGNVWRFPYLCYKNGGGVFLIPYLLIVFVGGIPVFFLEIALGQFMKQGGIAAWNIAPLFKGLGFASMVIVFFCNTYYIMILVWGLYYLVHSFTNTLPWATCGHTWNTKECTEVFLLDQCSNVTSANSTGTGTVYNISCDALLNKRSPVIEFWENKVLQLSGGLDEPGQLNWQMILCLLATWIIVYFCIWKGVKSTGKVVYFTALFPYVVLVVLLAHGVTLPGALDGIVYYLKPNWSKLAEAQVWIDAGTQIFFSYAIGLGALTALGSYNRFHNNCYRDAYILAAINSSTSFFAGFVVFSVLGFMASEQGVDISKVAESGPGLAFIAYPKAVTLMPFAPIWAALFFFMLLVLGLDSQFVGVEGFITGILDLFPHPVNGFVRREVTAALCCLLCFVIDLSMVTEGGMYVFQLFDYYSASGITLLWQAFWECVVIAWVYGMSYNTNPKSQGQYSEVKKLKNTRKQAQKQNDLNLNSRQTSKYMNAIHLEELFTHRSGIFVFHVVNYKPLTYNKTYVYPWWGEAIGWGLALASMLCIPMTVVYKMLRSKGSLRERWHHLTTPVWGHHHLEYLTPEAETKLLPPDSLVTLNKEKATLFETVI, via the exons aaaaagatgGGGCGTGCTCAAGAGCCCCAGAAATGGAGGGATCTGAGACAGCAGGAGGGGGGGAAGCAGTTTCGGATGAAAAGGCCGTCATCGCTCCTCTGGTGCTGCCCGCCATGGGCCCAGTTAAAATACCCATCCCAGAGAGAGAGACTTGGACCCGACAGATGGACTTCATCATGTCCTGTGTAGGATTTGCAGTTGGTCTGGGGAATGTGTGGCGGTTTCCTTATCTTTGCTACAAGAATGGAGGAG GTGTGTTTCTCATTCCCTACTTGCTGATCGTGTTTGTGGGTGGAATCCCAGTGTTCTTCTTAGAAATTGCTTTGGGTCAGTTCATGAAACAAGGAGGAATTGCAGCGTGGAACATCGCTCCGCTTTTCAAAG GTCTTGGCTTTGCCTCGATGGTAATTGTGTTCTTCTGTAACACCTACTATATAATGATCCTGGTCTGGGGCCTCTATTACCTGGTGCACTCCTTCACTAACACCCTGCCCTGGGCCACCTGTGGACATACCTGGAACACCAAGGAGTGTACCGAAGTCTTCCTACTGGACCAGTGCTCCAACGTGACTTCAGCCAATTCTACCGGCACCGGAACTGTGTACAACATCAGCTGTGATGCTCTCCTGAACAAGAGGTCGCCGGTCATTGAGTTCTGGGA GAATAAGGTCCTGCAGCTCTCCGGAGGCCTGGATGAGCCTGGGCAGTTGAACTGGCAGATGATACTTTGCCTCCTGGCCACGTGGATTATTGTCTATTTCTGCATCTGGAAGGGCGTGAAATCGACAGGAAAG GTTGTCTATTTCACAGCTTTGTTTCCCTACGTGGTTCTGGTTGTTCTCTTGGCCCACGGAGTGACTCTGCCAGGGGCTCTGGATGGCATTGTCTACTATCTGAAACCTAACTGGTCTAAGCTGGCTGAAGCTCAG GTATGGATAGACGCTGGAACGCAGATCTTCTTTTCGTACGCTATTGGGTTAGGGGCACTAACAGCCCTTGGCAGCTACAACAGATTTCACAATAACTGCTACAG AGATGCATATATATTGGCAGCTATTAACAGTTCTACAAGCTTCTTTGCTGGTTTTGTGGTCTTCTCAGTCCTGGGGTTCATGGCATCAGAACAGGGGGTCGACATATCAAAAGTTGCAGAATCTG GTCCTGGACTAGCCTTTATTGCATACCCGAAGGCCGTGACTTTGATGCCATTTGCTCCAATCTGGGCTGCACTTTTCTTCTTTATGCTCTTGGTTCTTGGTCTGGACAGCCAG TTCGTAGGGGTGGAGGGATTCATCACTGGTATCCTGGACTTATTTCCTCACCCAGTTAATGGTTTTGTCCGTAGGGAGGTAACTGCCGCACTCTGTTGTCTTCTGTGCTTTGTCATCGACCTCTCCATGGTGACTGAG GGTGGGATGTACGTCTTCCAGCTTTTTGACTACTACTCTGCAAGTGGCATCACACTGCTGTGGCAGGCTTTCTGGGAGTGTGTGGTTATCGCCTGGGTTTATGGTATGTCATATAATACAAATCCTAAATCTCAGGGTCAATACAGTGAggttaaaaaactgaaaaacaccaGAAAACAAGCACagaaacaaaatgatttaaatctgaactccaggcaaacatctaaatacatgAATGCTATACATTTAGAGGAATTGTTTACCCACCGAagt ggtattTTTGTGTTTCATGTAGTCAACTACAAACCCCTAACATACAACAAGACCTATGTCTACCCGTGGTGGGGTGAAGCTATTGGCTGGGGTCTCGCTTTGGCCTCCATGCTGTGTATTCCAATGACTGTGGTTTACAAGATGCTGAGATCTAAAGGCTCTCTTCGAGAG CGTTGGCACCATCTGACCACCCCGGTGTGGGGTCACCACCATCTTGAATATCTCACCCCCGAAGCAGAGACCAAGCTGCTCCCACCCGATTCTCTGGTCACGCTCAATAAGGAGAAAGCCACCCTGTTCGAGACTGTGATCTAA